From the Nitrospira sp. genome, one window contains:
- a CDS encoding DEAD/DEAH box helicase, with the protein MKSDHTEPSTAPSVHGFSPGFAALGLEGSLLATLDQLGYEEPTPIQRESIPPLLAGRDLLGQAATGTGKTASFALPMLQRLAHGAKQRPAALILVPTRELAIQVGEAVQRYGKELRISVLAVYGGQAIGPQLYALKRGVDVVVATPGRALDHIRRNTLQLKHVQMVILDEADEMLDMGFADDLEAILTQTPADRQTALFSATMPPRIASIAHRHLKNPVEIKIAKEPVKAGAAPRVLQTAYVVNRPYKVAALIRVLDLAAPKSALVFCRTRLEVDELTAGLAGRDYRAEAIHGGMSQPQRDRVMTAFKSGQTQILVATDVAARGLDIPSVSHVVNYDLPSSPEVYVHRIGRTGRAGREGEAITIVEPREHRLLRNIEQLTKAKIIVAQVPSVADLRTKRIERTLTSIRELLAAGDVEHFRSVVTVLAKDFELVDVAAAAVKLAHQAQGGDVEEQEIPSVQARVPDYSRPDYARPGMRRPSPMSGEMSRGIRPREAQGRPSARPTGGRTPNSARIYIGAGRAAGIRPGDLVGAIANEAKLGSAQIGGVEIEERFSLVEVPESMARDVIEALGRTRIKGQKVTVRLFRD; encoded by the coding sequence ATGAAATCCGATCACACTGAACCGTCCACCGCCCCCTCCGTTCATGGCTTTTCTCCCGGCTTTGCCGCACTCGGCCTCGAAGGCTCGTTGCTGGCGACGCTGGACCAGCTGGGGTATGAAGAGCCCACGCCGATTCAGCGTGAGTCGATCCCTCCGCTGTTGGCAGGCCGCGATCTGTTGGGGCAGGCGGCCACCGGGACCGGGAAGACCGCCTCGTTTGCCTTGCCGATGTTGCAGCGGCTGGCGCATGGCGCGAAGCAGCGCCCCGCGGCGCTGATCCTGGTGCCGACGCGCGAGTTGGCGATTCAGGTCGGCGAAGCCGTGCAGCGGTACGGCAAGGAGCTGCGGATTTCAGTGCTGGCGGTGTACGGCGGGCAGGCCATCGGGCCGCAATTGTATGCGCTGAAGCGCGGCGTGGATGTCGTGGTGGCGACGCCCGGCCGGGCGCTCGACCACATTCGACGGAATACGTTGCAGCTCAAGCATGTGCAGATGGTGATATTGGACGAAGCGGATGAAATGCTGGACATGGGCTTTGCCGACGATCTGGAGGCGATCCTGACCCAGACGCCCGCGGATCGGCAGACGGCCTTATTCTCCGCCACGATGCCGCCGCGCATCGCGTCGATTGCCCATCGTCATCTGAAAAACCCGGTCGAGATCAAGATCGCCAAGGAGCCGGTCAAAGCCGGCGCCGCTCCGCGCGTGCTGCAAACGGCCTATGTCGTGAATCGTCCATACAAAGTGGCGGCGCTGATACGGGTATTGGATTTGGCGGCTCCGAAATCGGCGTTGGTCTTCTGCCGGACCCGGTTGGAGGTCGATGAATTGACGGCCGGCCTGGCGGGACGGGACTATCGTGCTGAAGCCATTCATGGCGGCATGAGCCAGCCGCAACGGGACCGCGTCATGACCGCGTTTAAGTCCGGGCAAACGCAAATTCTGGTGGCCACGGATGTCGCGGCGCGCGGCTTGGATATTCCGAGCGTCTCGCACGTGGTGAATTACGACTTGCCGTCTTCTCCCGAAGTGTACGTGCATCGGATCGGCCGTACCGGCCGGGCCGGTCGTGAAGGGGAGGCGATTACCATCGTCGAACCGCGCGAACACCGGTTGCTTCGGAATATCGAACAGTTGACCAAGGCGAAAATTATTGTCGCCCAAGTGCCGAGCGTGGCCGATCTGCGGACCAAGCGGATTGAGCGGACGTTGACGTCGATTCGAGAGCTGCTGGCCGCAGGCGATGTGGAGCATTTCCGGTCGGTCGTCACGGTATTGGCCAAAGATTTTGAATTGGTCGATGTGGCGGCGGCAGCGGTAAAACTGGCGCATCAGGCGCAGGGCGGGGATGTCGAAGAGCAGGAAATTCCTTCCGTGCAGGCCAGAGTGCCGGACTATTCCCGTCCGGACTATGCGCGACCGGGGATGCGGCGTCCGTCGCCGATGTCCGGCGAGATGTCGCGCGGTATCCGGCCTCGCGAGGCGCAGGGGCGGCCGAGCGCCAGACCGACCGGCGGTCGGACGCCGAACTCCGCCCGGATCTACATCGGGGCCGGCCGTGCCGCGGGCATCAGGCCGGGCGATTTGGTGGGCGCGATTGCGAACGAAGCCAAGCTGGGGTCCGCTCAGATCGGCGGCGTTGAAATCGAAGAACGCTTTTCGCTCGTGGAAGTTCCGGAATCCATGGCACGCGACGTGATCGAAGCGTTGGGCCGCACCAGGATTAAGGGACAGAAAGTCACGGTCAGACTGTTCCGCGATTAG
- a CDS encoding inorganic pyrophosphatase translates to MDPIQRLMGLMFKAHPWHGVSIGEQAPDVVTTYIEIVPTDTVKYEVDKDSGFLKVDRPQRFSNFCPVYYGLVPQTYCGEKVAALFGKRAKRKNMIGDGDPLDICVLTEKTIAHSDILLTAIPIGGFSMADGGEADDKIIAVMKDDAAYGDFKDIGDCPISLIDRLQHYFLTYKMAPGSVQHKVEITSVYGREEAMKVIHASHADYRKKFPELESLWPKHMSV, encoded by the coding sequence ATGGATCCAATTCAGCGTTTGATGGGCTTGATGTTCAAGGCGCATCCCTGGCACGGCGTATCGATCGGAGAGCAGGCGCCGGATGTGGTTACGACCTACATTGAAATCGTGCCGACCGACACGGTGAAATACGAAGTCGATAAAGACAGCGGATTTTTGAAGGTCGATCGTCCGCAGCGGTTTTCGAATTTCTGTCCCGTCTATTACGGACTGGTTCCGCAAACCTATTGCGGCGAAAAAGTGGCCGCATTGTTCGGTAAACGGGCGAAACGGAAGAATATGATCGGCGACGGCGATCCGTTGGACATTTGCGTCCTCACGGAGAAAACGATCGCTCATAGCGATATCCTGCTCACCGCGATTCCCATCGGCGGGTTCAGTATGGCCGACGGCGGGGAAGCGGACGACAAGATCATCGCAGTCATGAAAGACGATGCGGCCTACGGTGATTTTAAAGATATCGGCGACTGTCCGATCTCGCTGATCGACCGGCTGCAGCATTACTTCCTGACCTACAAGATGGCGCCGGGTTCGGTGCAGCATAAAGTTGAAATTACGAGCGTGTACGGGCGCGAAGAAGCGATGAAAGTGATTCACGCCAGTCATGCTGATTATCGTAAAAAGTTCCCTGAGCTTGAGTCGTTGTGGCCCAAGCACATGTCGGTCTAA
- the hrpB gene encoding ATP-dependent helicase HrpB yields MSRLPIEDVLSDLCHALIRSPNGLLTAPPGAGKTTRVPLALLDAPWLRDNKILMLEPRRLAARAAAHRMAATRNERPGDTIGYRMRLDTKIGPKTRIEVVTEGILTRLLQQDPSLSSYGAVLFDEFHERSLQADTGLALCLESQRLFRPDLRLLVMSATLDCGPVSELLGGAPVITCEGRMFPVETRYLDEPITGHLDTAVTKIIRRALARDQGSLLVFLPGMAEIRRVERQLLDANLESTIHVTPLHGDLPQDAQDAAIAPALPGTRKIVLATSIAETSLTIDGVRIVIDAGLLRVPRFDPRSGLTRLDTIRVTQDSADQRRGRAGRLEPGVCYRLWTEREQATLAARRPPEMLDADLTSLVLELALWGTTNPAELSWLTPPPTGSVTQASDLLIRLGALDSSGRITAHGRQLAELALHPRLSHMLLKAGPLGLNDLACDLAALLGERDLLRGPAGRQQADIRTRLDVLHGQHDHPAGITVDRGVYHRVTSTAEMWRRQLLRHSAKTSPRTKPDQRGVGILLALAYPDRIAQRQAGTDARYVLANGRGALFATPDHLGSEPYLAIAELDGGAQWAKIELAAPISQAEIQSLYADQIIETEAVGWDEKMQAVQALRQRRFGGLILLQQNLSKPDPALIATALLHGVSQAGVNQLAWTPELRQWQARVQFLRRTEGTPSLWPDLSDAHLSQTLDHWLGPFLQSITTLERVQRMPLDQPLHALLSWDLQRQLDRLAPTHITVPSGSNIRVDYESGEIPVLAVRLQELFGCQDTPRVAGGTVPVMLHLLSPAKRPVQVTKDLASFWANAYQDVRKELRGRYPKHSWPEDPLTAPPTAKAKRRSS; encoded by the coding sequence ATGTCTCGGCTCCCAATAGAAGATGTCCTTTCGGACCTCTGCCACGCGCTCATTCGGTCCCCCAATGGGCTTCTGACCGCCCCACCGGGGGCCGGCAAGACCACCCGCGTGCCGTTGGCCCTGCTGGACGCGCCCTGGCTCCGCGACAACAAGATCCTCATGCTGGAGCCCAGGCGCCTGGCCGCCAGGGCCGCGGCCCATCGTATGGCAGCGACGCGCAACGAGCGCCCCGGCGACACCATCGGGTATCGCATGCGGCTCGATACGAAGATCGGGCCGAAAACCAGGATTGAGGTCGTGACCGAAGGGATTCTGACCCGATTACTCCAACAGGACCCCTCGCTCAGCAGCTATGGCGCCGTCCTCTTCGACGAATTTCACGAGCGCAGCCTCCAAGCCGACACCGGCCTGGCGCTCTGCCTCGAATCGCAGCGGCTCTTCCGTCCGGACCTCCGCCTGCTCGTCATGTCGGCCACATTGGATTGCGGACCGGTCAGCGAACTGCTGGGCGGCGCACCGGTCATCACCTGCGAAGGGCGGATGTTTCCGGTCGAGACCAGATATCTGGATGAACCCATTACGGGGCATCTCGATACCGCCGTCACCAAGATCATCCGCCGCGCGCTGGCACGGGATCAGGGCAGCCTGCTCGTCTTCCTGCCGGGCATGGCCGAGATCCGGCGCGTCGAACGCCAGCTACTCGATGCGAATCTGGAATCGACCATTCATGTCACGCCCCTCCATGGCGACCTCCCCCAAGATGCCCAGGATGCGGCGATCGCCCCGGCGCTCCCGGGCACGAGAAAAATCGTGTTGGCCACATCCATCGCCGAGACCAGCTTGACGATCGATGGCGTCCGCATCGTCATCGACGCGGGCCTGTTGCGCGTACCGCGCTTCGATCCGCGTTCAGGACTCACGCGGCTGGACACGATTCGTGTCACGCAGGACTCCGCCGACCAGCGGCGCGGGCGAGCCGGACGATTGGAACCGGGCGTCTGCTATCGGCTCTGGACCGAGCGAGAACAGGCCACGCTGGCCGCCCGCCGGCCGCCTGAGATGCTGGACGCCGATCTCACATCACTCGTCCTGGAGCTAGCGCTCTGGGGAACGACCAACCCGGCAGAACTCTCATGGCTCACCCCCCCGCCTACCGGATCGGTCACCCAGGCGTCCGATCTGTTGATCCGATTGGGCGCGTTGGATTCATCGGGCCGCATCACAGCCCATGGCAGGCAGCTGGCTGAACTGGCGTTGCATCCCCGCCTCTCTCACATGCTGCTGAAGGCCGGGCCGCTAGGCCTTAACGACCTGGCCTGCGACCTCGCAGCTCTGCTGGGTGAGCGCGACCTGCTCCGGGGTCCGGCGGGACGACAGCAGGCCGATATTCGCACCAGACTCGATGTCTTACACGGACAGCATGACCATCCAGCGGGCATTACAGTCGATCGAGGCGTGTATCATCGCGTGACCAGCACGGCGGAGATGTGGCGACGACAGCTCCTTCGCCACTCCGCTAAGACATCCCCTCGTACCAAGCCTGATCAACGTGGCGTCGGTATCCTGCTCGCCCTCGCCTATCCGGATCGGATTGCACAGCGCCAGGCTGGCACTGATGCGCGCTATGTGCTGGCCAACGGACGCGGAGCCCTCTTCGCCACCCCCGATCACCTGGGATCGGAACCCTATCTCGCCATTGCCGAGTTAGACGGCGGCGCGCAATGGGCCAAGATCGAGTTGGCTGCGCCGATCTCGCAGGCAGAAATCCAAAGCCTCTATGCGGACCAGATCATTGAGACTGAAGCCGTCGGCTGGGATGAGAAAATGCAAGCGGTCCAGGCGCTGCGCCAACGGCGATTCGGCGGACTGATTCTCTTGCAGCAGAACCTCTCCAAACCGGATCCCGCTCTGATCGCAACCGCCTTGCTCCACGGTGTGAGCCAGGCCGGGGTAAACCAGCTGGCCTGGACGCCGGAGCTGCGCCAATGGCAAGCGCGCGTGCAGTTCCTCAGACGAACGGAGGGAACTCCGTCACTCTGGCCGGATCTGTCCGATGCACACCTGTCGCAGACGCTGGACCATTGGCTCGGCCCTTTTCTCCAGAGCATCACCACACTCGAACGTGTACAGCGGATGCCGCTCGATCAGCCGCTCCACGCCCTGCTGAGCTGGGATCTTCAACGGCAACTTGATCGTCTCGCACCGACACACATCACAGTCCCGAGCGGCTCGAATATCCGAGTGGATTATGAGAGCGGCGAGATCCCTGTTCTGGCCGTGCGACTCCAAGAACTCTTCGGCTGTCAGGACACTCCCCGCGTGGCAGGAGGAACAGTTCCCGTCATGTTGCACTTACTTTCCCCGGCCAAACGCCCGGTCCAAGTCACCAAAGACCTAGCCAGCTTCTGGGCCAACGCCTATCAAGATGTCCGGAAAGAACTCCGTGGCCGCTACCCGAAACATTCCTGGCCGGAGGACCCCCTCACCGCGCCGCCGACCGCAAAGGCCAAACGGCGGTCCTCATGA